Proteins encoded in a region of the Salvelinus sp. IW2-2015 linkage group LG27, ASM291031v2, whole genome shotgun sequence genome:
- the LOC111953440 gene encoding anion exchange protein 2 isoform X2, producing MPREKRDWTLMEFLYTAATPEAPSASSMRGAVEEDEGDLNKSLGVQRFQQILSSAPRVPDEQHRTYNEEDFEYHRHSSHHIHHPLSKLPSDGRRKKSGKKKKKERERKDSSGPTSNTAIEEGEDEEDDEEEGGESHTHLSETDCDTVKEDVQFFLSDEDRLATPTTDSPHPARGMEVVPQSAVGTEREDAASTEKPCPTLSSSDPSDPASLTRIASRSYDLQERRRTGNMTGAEQAKYHRIPTDESEAQTLASADLDGIKSHRFEDVPGVRRHLVRKSTKGQVVHVGKDHQETSIRSQKKDRTPHEVFVELNELIMDKNQEMQWRETARWIKFEEDVEEETERWGKPHVASLSFRSLLELRKTISHGAVLLDLDQKTLPGIAHQVVEQMIISDQIKAEDRANVLRALLLKHSHPSDEKEHSHNPFPRNISAASLGSLLPHHHSSNHIHQPEPSVTEPLMGSASSAEQETRVDVEKNDVQKESTPNIGMHRSKSKHELKLLEKIPENAEATVVLVGSVDFLEQPTMAFVRLQEAQELDSVLEVPVPVRFIFVLLGPSSTNMDYHQIGRSISTLMSDKHFHESAYLADDRQDLLNAINGFLDCSIVLPPSEMGGEELLHSVSRFQKEMLRKREEQGALLAKEPKSQEEKEALLSPGKPGDDPLQRTGRPFGGLIRDVKRRYPKYASDFKDALNAQCAAAVIFIYFAALSPAITFGGLLGEKTEGLIGVSELIVATALQGILFCLLGAQPLLVVGFSGPLLVFEEAFYSFCKGNGVEYLTGRVWIGFWLIIIVVIMVALEGSFLVRFVSRFTQEIFSCLISLIFIFETFSKIGKIFVEHPLQRCSSDNSTAENSTMENSPLELLLGNGTISVVPVKVWKEPNTALLSLVLMSGTFFIAFYLRKFKNSAFFPGKLRRIIGDFGVPIAILIMVLVDYSIRDTYTQKLSVPSGFSVTSPEKRGWVINPLGMDTPFPIWMMFGSMLPALLVFILIFMETQITTLIVSKKERMLVKGSGFHLDLLVIVVLGGTSALFGLPWMAAATVRSVTHANALTVMSKAVAPGDKPRIQEVKEQRVTGLLVAILVGLSIVIGDLLRQIPIAVLFGIFLYMGVMSLNGIQFTERLMLLLMPPKYHPDHTYVRKVKTLRMHLYTLIQLVCLASLWAVMSTVASLAFPFVLILTVPVKMFLLSRIFTTREMQCLDSDDAEPIFDEREVHDEYSEMHMPV from the exons ccAGAGGCGCCGTCAGCCTCGTCCATGCGAGGAGCGGTTGAGGAGGATGAAGGGGACCTGAACAAATCCCTGGGGGTCCAGCGCTTTCAGCAGATCCTCAGTTCCGCCCCCAGGGTCCCCGACGAGCAGCATCGCACCTACAACGAGGAGGACTTTGAAt ACCACCGTCACTCCTCGCACCACATCCACCACCCCCTGTCCAAGCTGCCCTCCgatgggaggaggaagaagagcggcaagaagaaaaagaaggaaagagagcgcAAGGATAGTTCCGGCCCAACCAGCAACACCGCCATtgaggaaggagaggatgaggaagatgatgaggaagagggtggagagagcCACACCCATCTCTCTGAGACAGATTGTGACACCGTCAAAGAAGACGTACAA TTCTTTCTGTCAGATGAAGATCGCCTGGCCACACCTACCACAGACAGCCCCCACCCTGCCCGAGGGATGGAGGTTGTGCCTCAGTCGGCCGTGGGCACCGAACGTGAAGATGCCGCCTCCACTGA aaaGCCCTGTCCGACCTTGTCCAGCAGTGACCCATCCGACCCTGCCTCTCTGACCCGCATAGCCAGCCGCAGCTACGACCTGCAGGAGCGTCGGCGTACGGGCAACATGACTGGCGCCGAGCAGGCCAAGTACCATCGCATCCCCACGGATGAGAGTGAGGCGCAGACCCTGGCCTCGGCCGACTTGGACGGCATTAAGA GCCATCGTTTTGAGGATGTCCCTGGGGTACGGAGACACCTGGTCAGAAAGAGCACCAAGGGCCAAGTGGTGCATGTCGGCAAGGACCACCAGGAGACCAGCATACGCAGTCAAAAAAAGGACCGGACCCCACATGAG gtGTTTGTGGAGCTGAACGAGCTGATCATGGATAAGAACCAGGAAATGCAGTGGCGGGAGACAGCGCGTTGGATCAAGTTTGAGGAGGACGTGGAGGAGGAGACGGAACGCTGGGGCAAACCCCACGTGGCCTCGCTCTCCTTCCGCAGCCTGCTGGAGCTCCGCAAGACCATCTCCCacg GGGCGGTGTTGTTGGACCTGGACCAGAAGACTCTGCCTGGCATCGCCCACCAGGTGGTGGAGCAGATGATCATCTCAGACCAGATCAAGGCTGAGGACCGCGCCAACGTGCTCCGAGCCCTGCTTCTCAAACACAG TCACCCGAGCGACGAGAAGGAGCACAGCCACAACCCCTTCCCCAGGAACATCTCTGCGGCCAGCCTGGGTAGCCTGCTGCCTCACCACCACAGCTCCAACCACATCCACCAGCCAGAGCCCTCCGTCACAGAGCCCCTCATGGGCTCGGCCAGCTCGGCGGAGCAGGAGACGCGCGTCGACGTGGAGAAGAACGACGTGCAG AAGGAGTCGACTCCAAATATTGGCATGCACAGGTCCAAGTCCAAGCATGAGCTTAAGCTGCTGGAGAAGATTCCAGAGAACGCTGAGGCCACTGTTGTCCTTGTGG GCAGTGTGGACTTCCTGGAGCAGCCCACCATGGCGTTTGTCCGGCTGCAGGAGGCGCAGGAGCTGGACTCTGTACTGGAGGTCCCCGTGCCCGTCAGGTTCATCTTCGTCCTGCTGGGACCCTCCAGCACCAACATGGACTACCACCAGATCGGACGCTCCATCTCCACACTCATGTCTGACAAG CACTTCCATGAGTCGGCCTACCTGGCGGATGACCGTCAGGACCTGCTCAACGCCATCAACGGCTTCCTGGACTGCAGCATCGTGCTGCCCCCCTCAGAGATGGGCGGTGAGGAGCTGCTCCACTCAGTCTCTCGCTTCCAGAAGGAGATGCTCCGCAAGAGGGAGGAGCAAGGAGCCCTGCTGGCCAAGGAGCCCAAAAGCCAGGAGGAGAAAG AGGCCCTTCTATCGCCCGGGAAGCCGGGAGACGACCCCCTGCAGCGTACGGGACGCCCCTTCGGCGGCCTGATCCGGGACGTGAAGCGCCGCTACCCAAAGTACGCAAGCGACTTCAAGGACGCGCTGAACGCCCAGTGCGCGGCGGCCGTCATATTCATTTACTTCGCCGCTCTCTCCCCAGCTATCACCTTCGGAGGCCTCCTGG GTGAGAAGACTGAGGGTCTGATCGGTGTGTCTGAGCTGATCGTGGCCACAGCGCTGCAGGGcattctcttctgtctcctgGGGGCCCAGCCGCTCCTGGTGGTGGGATTCTCTGGACCCCTGCTCGTCTTTGAAGAGGCCTTCTACTCT TTCTGTAAGGGGAACGGGGTGGAATACCTGACGGGCCGTGTGTGGATCGGCTTCTGGCTCATCATCATCGTGGTGATAATGGTGGCCTTGGAGGGCAGTTTCCTGGTTCGCTTTGTCTCGCGCTTCACCCAGGAGATCTTCTCCTGTCTCATCTCACTCATCTTCATCTTCGAGACCTTCTCCAAGATAGGCAAG ATTTTCGTGGAGCACCCGCTGCAGCGCTGTTCCTCTGACAACAGCACAGCGGAGAACTCCACAATGGAGAATAGCCCCCTGGAGCTGTTGCTTGGCAACGGCACCATTTCGGTGGTGCCGGTGAAGGTCTGGAAGGAACCCAACACAGCACTGCTCTCCCTGGTGCTCATGTCTGGAACCTTCTTCATTGCATTCTACCTGCGCAAGTTCAAAAACAGTGCCTTCTTCCCCGGCAAG CTGCGTAGGATCATTGGGGATTTCGGGGTCCCCATAGCCATCCTCATCATGGTCCTAGTGGACTACAGTATACGTGACACGTACACACAG AAACTGAGTGTGCCCAGTGGCTTCTCTGTGACCAGTCCTGAGAAGCGTGGCTGGGTGATCAACCCCCTGGGCATGGACACCCCGTTCCCCATCTGGATGATGTTCGGCAGCATGCTGCCCGCCCTGCTGGTCTTCATCCTCATCTTCATGGAGACACAGATCACCAC GCTGATAGTGAGTAAGAAGGAGCGGATGCTGGTTAAGGGTTCTGGCTTCCACCTGGACCTGCTGGTGATCGTGGTGTTAGGGGGCACCTCGGCCCTGTTCGGCCTGCCCTGGATGGCCGCCGCCACCGTGCGCTCCGTCACGCACGCCAACGCCCTCACCGTCATGAGCAAGGCAGTCGCCCCAGGTGACAAGCCCCGCATCCAGGAGGTCAAGGAGCAGCGGGTCACAGGGTTGCTGGTGGCCATCTTAGTAG GCCTTTCCATCGTGATCGGAGACCTCTTGCGTCAGATCCCCATCGCTGTGCTGTTTGGCATCTTCCTCTACATGGGTGTGATGTCACTCAACGGCATCCAGTTCACCGAGCGCCTGATGCTACTGCTGATGCCCCCCAAGTACCACCCAGACCACACCTACGTCCGCAAG GTGAAAACGCTGCGGATGCACCTATACACGCTGATCCAGCTGGTGTGTCTGGCGTCGCTGTGGGCCGTCATGTCCACCGTGGCTTCGCTGGCCTTCCCCTTCGTCCTCATCCTCACCGTGCCCGTTAAGATGTTTCTGCTGTCACGCATCTTCACCACCCGAGAGATGCAGTGT ctGGATTCTGATGACGCAGAGCCCATCTTTGATGAGAGAGAGGTCCATGACGAGTACTCAGAGATGCACATGCCTGTGTGA